DNA from Carboxydocella sporoproducens DSM 16521:
GGTTAATTATATCAAGCTTGTTTTTTACCGCCCATTCTAGCCCGGCAGCTATATCGCTGTACCAGCCATTACCGGCGCTGTTCAGTGCTTTAATAGCAAACAGCTCAACACCCGGTGCTACGCCCACCACACCCTGATCATTGTCCTGTGCTGCAATTATTCCAGCTACATGGGTACCGTGGCCATTGTCATCCTGAAAGGAATTGCCCACAAAGGTTATTCCACCAGCAACTCGCAGGTCCGGATGATTTAAGTCAATGCCAGTGTCCAGTATACCCACTCGTACCCCTTCTCCACGGATACCGGACTGGGTTGCGCCCTTGGACCCTTTGATGACCGACACTCCCCAGGGTACCTGTTGCTCCTGTGTGGTAGCCAACCCGTCCTCAAATATTTCCACTAATCCATCCTCTCCCCGTATGCTGTTAGCTTCTTCAGAACTTAATGCCACCACCAGATACGGTAGGGTCTCATAAGTATGAATTATTTTCCCCGCCAACGAACGATTCAGAAGTTTAGCCTTTTTCCGCCAACCCCTATGCTTCAGCCTGATAATATAGCGCTTAATTTCTTCCATTTTGGTTAGCCTCCCAGTTTTTCCTTTACTCCAGTATATTCTGCTGTCGCTAAATTTGTTTTGATAATCAAAAGACCTCCGGCCCGCTATTCCTGCGGACCGGAGGTCCTTTCCCTTTTAACTACATCAACCCGGCTTTCACCAGCAATCGTTGCAACACCAGAGCCGTTTCCGCCCGGCTGGCCTTGTTCCCACCATTAAACCGTCCTTTCTCATCCCCGGCAAACAGCTCCAGTTTCACCGCTGCGGCCACATCCTCCTGCGCCCAGGTGCTGATCTGCTGCCAGTCCTGCAATTTGGCCAGCTCCGCCTTTGTTTCCGGCTTTACCTCGGTACCGGCCAGCTTCATGGCTCTCACCAGGATCACCGCCATCTCCTCCCGGCTTACCGGTTGTAAAGGCCGGAAACGCCCATCTTGATAACCTACCAGCAAACCGGCCGCCGTCGCTTCAGCCACTGCCCTGGCATACCAGGCCTGAGCCGGTACATCAGAAAAAGCTTTAGCCGAACCAGTCTGCTGTTCGGACAAACCCAGGGCCCGCACCAGCATGGCTGCCAGCTCCGCCCTGGTCACCTTGCCCGCAGGATTGAACCGTTTCGCATCGATCCCTTTAATGATCATCCTGCCGGCCAGCTGTTCCACCTCTTTCCTGGCCCAGTGCTGGTTCAGATCAGCAAAAGTCCGCCGGGAAGCCGCAACAACTGCATAAGTGCTGTTGCTGCGCCTTTTTATCACTACTGCTACTTTACCGTTCTCTCTGGTCACCAGGGTGGGGACCGGGGCAAAACTGCCATCGGCATTTAATACTACCCCTACCAGATTTTCCTGCCCTGTGCCAGCATAATACAGGGTACGGCTGACATAGCGGTTAAATTGCCTGACTTCCTGCTTTTGCCCGTCATTAATCACTTCTACCTTGAATTCTACCGGTGTAACGGCCAGTTCCAGACCAGCTGCTGCCATTGCCTGCCGCCACTGCTTCTCTTCCTCAGCCTTGATTTTACTGATGGTCAGTACCAGCCCGCCATTGGCCTTCTGCCCCTCCAGGGCCTGTAGAGGCAGAGTGTAGCCGGCGCTCTCCGTTTGGATTTCGAGGGTTACTGCTTTTTCCTCCATTATTTTAAATACTGGGGATGGTATGGTTATACGGTTTTCCGCGGCTGTCCCACTTACAGTAAGATTAACCTCTCCCCGAACAGCAACCTGGCTGAGAGCAGCTGCGGCTCTGGCTTCATCCAGGACTGTCTCCTGCACCTGACGGCCATGCTCCTCCCGGACCTGGCTACTGGCACTGTTCCCCAGGTCAACGGCACTAGCAGGCGCAGGGCTGCTGCTGCCACCGCCTCCGCTGCCTCCTCCGCCTGTTATTTGAGGCTGTTTGTATTCATATTCGGTTTCATAGGGCGCATCATTACCTTCACCGCCCAGCCTGATTTTATACAAACCTTTAACCGGGCGGCTGACCGGTCCCTGAAAACTGAAGGCTCCCCGGGCGCCGGTTAAACCCTGATCAATATATACCGGTTTCCCTTCCGGGTCAAAAATCAAGAGGGTTACCATTTTTCCAGCCAGGTCGCCAAAATTTCCGGTAATGACAAACCTGCTGTCTGAGTGCCGGAAACTGACGCTAACATTGCTGAATCCCGCTGCTGCCCGGGCCGGGTTAATTCCCGACCCGAACAGCATAAACAACAGGGCTAATATTATTATTGGATATTTTCTCACCGGGCCCCATTCCTTTCCGCTGCAGTGATAAAAAATTCCTTGCTTAATGGCGTCGCTTTAGTTTCAGCCAGATTCATGCCATCCCAGATAAAGACTTTAACTTTGTAGCCATTAACATTACTGGGCAGGTTAAAACCGGCATGCAAATGTTCAATAGTTCCAGCTTCAATGAATTTGGAGACATAAGCGAAATTCTCCATCTGGTTATGCTGGTTATACAGGGCAACGATGACCATTACTTGCTGCCCTTGTGCCTGACAATTTCTCACTTCCACCTCTGCATCCAGACTTTTCCCGTCTACCAGGAAATCAGCCCGCTCACCATTATACAGGAATTGGACCTTGATGCTAAAAGGATTTTCTGCCCAGACAAATTTAATAGTATAAACCTTTTCTGTGCCATCTTCCGCCGTTACCGTAATCAGGGCTAGCGAATTGCCGGGCGCTGGTTTCTGGATCTCCACCCTGGCCAGCTCGTCCTGAGCAAAGGCTTCTACCGTGGGCAACTCCGCGCCATAGGGCAACGTCACCGTGTATTCGGTCTTATTCGGCTCGAAATCTGCCAGCGGCTGGCCGTTAATCAAAATCCTGGCCAGATCGGCATTATTACCCGGCAATATGGTAAATTCCCTGTTCTGCGTCAGGGTTTGCGATGGGCTCACTCCCAGATAAAGCTCAGCCCTGTAAGTTTGTCCGGTCTGGAAAACGGGACTGAGCCAGTGGCTGATTTCCCGATAGTGGAGATAATCCTTTTTATGCACCAGCTGCTTGCCCTGTTGATCGTAGATGTTCAGAATGGGCGCAATCAGGAAGTGATTTTTCTTCTGGATTACATTCAATCCGGACTGTTTATGGAAATCCATAAACAGATAGTCGCCTTGCTTATCCTTCACCAGCACCTGGCCCTGGCGGTAAATCTCATAGTAATCAGAGTAAGCCCAGATATTGGTTAAGCGATTACCATGAGAATCAGCAATCTTTACCGTTCCCGTCAGCGTATCTCCGCGGCGGAACTCATCTTTTAGCTCAAACTCCATGTGCATTTCGTCGTCAAATTCGAGCGTGGCTGCACCGTCAACGGTTCTGGCGACATCTTCTCCCAGGACATAGAACCAGTGTTCTTCATTCTCCTGTTTATTGAGCAAGTACTGGAACCGGTATTGACCGGGAGAAACTTTAAATTGCCGTGCAGCCCCGGGATCAATTAAGTATCCGAATAGGCCGCCTGCCTGATTCAGTA
Protein-coding regions in this window:
- a CDS encoding S-layer homology domain-containing protein is translated as MRKYPIIILALLFMLFGSGINPARAAAGFSNVSVSFRHSDSRFVITGNFGDLAGKMVTLLIFDPEGKPVYIDQGLTGARGAFSFQGPVSRPVKGLYKIRLGGEGNDAPYETEYEYKQPQITGGGGSGGGGSSSPAPASAVDLGNSASSQVREEHGRQVQETVLDEARAAAALSQVAVRGEVNLTVSGTAAENRITIPSPVFKIMEEKAVTLEIQTESAGYTLPLQALEGQKANGGLVLTISKIKAEEEKQWRQAMAAAGLELAVTPVEFKVEVINDGQKQEVRQFNRYVSRTLYYAGTGQENLVGVVLNADGSFAPVPTLVTRENGKVAVVIKRRSNSTYAVVAASRRTFADLNQHWARKEVEQLAGRMIIKGIDAKRFNPAGKVTRAELAAMLVRALGLSEQQTGSAKAFSDVPAQAWYARAVAEATAAGLLVGYQDGRFRPLQPVSREEMAVILVRAMKLAGTEVKPETKAELAKLQDWQQISTWAQEDVAAAVKLELFAGDEKGRFNGGNKASRAETALVLQRLLVKAGLM